The sequence TGACTTAGCTGATTTAGTTCCGACATCAGAAAATCAACAAAGTTATATTTATTCTACATCTTCAGAAGCATCAATAAATAATTCAATAAATAATTCAATTAATAAAAACAAAAAAGAAATAGTTGAAGCCAAAGGATGGATTTTAGACGCACAAGGTAACATTGAATTTGTTGCAGAAAATCCAGAGGCGATCGACCATTCTGAAAGATTACAGAATGTCAACTGTCAGATAATTCGCTCAAGTTAATATTTTAGATGTTTTGTGTTATTTTTCTGATTTATGGGAAGTCTATAAATAAGCATTGCTTCTTTCAAGCAGAAGTTATCTATAGATTTATCAGGGAAAAATAATGTTCAATCATCAAGCCATTTTTTTAGGTTTAGCATTGGCGTTTGCATTTACACAAGTTCGTCAAGCTAAAGCCCAATTAATACCAGATAACACTTTCGGAAAAGAAAATTCTCTAGTTAATTCTATTAACTCTCTTGAAGATAGAATTGATGGTGGTGCAATTCGCGGTTCTAATCTGTTTCATAGTTTTGAAGAATTTAATATTGGTAATAATAGAAGCGTTTATTTTAATAATCCAACTGCAATTCAAAATATTTTAACTAGGGTTACTGGTAATAATGCATCGCAAATTTTGGGTAAATTGGGAGTCTTAGGAAATGCTAATTTATTTTTAATTAATCCTAACGGAATTATTTTTGGTAAAGATGCGAGCTTGGATATTAACGGTTCGTTTGTTGGCAGCACGGCGAGTTTTATTAACTTTACGGATGGAACAGAATTTAGTGCAGTTTCACCAGAAAAGCCATTATTAACAATCAGTACACCTATCGGTTTGGGAATGGGGAATAATCCGGGTGAAATTCGCGTTCAAGGTGATGGACACTCTATAGTTGGTGATGGTTTAGAATTTCCTTTTGTAGATAGCAGCACAAAAGGTTTAGAAGTTGCACCAGGAAAGACAATCGCTTTAATTGGTGGAAATATTGTATTAGAAGGGGGTTTGCTAAAAACAAAATTTGGAAGAATTGAATTAGCTAGTGTTGCTTCCGGTAAGGTTAATTTTACCCCAAATTTACAACTTAGCTACGATAATGCTCAAAGTTTTCAAGATATTAAACTATCTCAAGAAGCATTGCTTGATGCAACAAATTCTTTACAGAATCCTTCAGATACAGGTAACAGCATAAATCAGAATTTTGCAGATGCCGGTTCAATAAATATCAAAGCAAAGAAAATTTCTTTAACAGGTAATTCATATATACTTCTGCAAAATCAAGTAAATATAGAAAATTTACCTCCTGGAACTATAAATATTGATGCTACAGAGTCTTTAGAAATTAACGATAGTGTTATCAGAACTCAATCATTTTTAACAGGAAAAGGCGGAGATATTAAAGTAAAAACAAAACTGTTAATGATGAAAGACAGCGGTATTATTACAGTGTCTAATTACGGTTTAAATTCTGGTGGAGATATCAATATCGAAGCATCAGATTCTATTGAAATAATTGGTTCTTCAATTCTAGACAGAGCACCTAGTAGCATTACTACTATCGCTTTTAATTCTGGCGATGGAGGAAATATAAATACATCAACTAACAAGTTGAAACTGATTGATGGAGGAATTATTAGTTCTACAACCTTTAATAGTGGTAATACAGGAAATTTAACTATAAATGCTCGCGAATTTGTCAAAGTAATTGGTCTTGGATCGAGTTTTACTGGTGCTAGTTTTTTATCTTCTTTAACTTTAGGTAGCGGTGATGGTGGAAATTTAACTTTGAATACCCAAAGATTAACTGTTAAAGATGGAGGAAGGGTAGATGCTTCAACTGGTAATAGTGGAGCAGCAGGAAGTATTACAATTAATGCTTCCGACAAAGTAGAGCTAGCTGGTTCTGGTACTATTCGAGAAGTTGTTATTCCCAGTTTGATTACATCTTCTGCTGATATTGCAGATAAATCACTACAAGAAATTTTAGGAATTCCAGTAATTCTTAACGGAGATTCGGGAACAGTTACTATTAATACGAATCAATTAAATATTGCTGACGGTGCTTTGTTGGCAGTTAAAAATGATGGTTCTGGTAATGCTGGAAAACTACAAGTAAAGGCTGATTCTATTAGTATCAAAAATCGAGGAAATATCAACGCTACTACCGCTTCAGGTAGAGGTGGAGATATAAATTTACAAACCCAAAATTTACTATTAAGAGATAACAGTAATATTTCTGCTACTGCTGGTGATGGTGATGGAGGAAATATAAATATTGATACTCAAGTTCTTGCTGCGCTACAAAATAGCGATATTTCTGCTAATTCCGAAGGAAGTTTTGGAGGTAAAGTAGCTATTAATGCAAAAGGAATTTTTGGTACCCAATTTAGAGAATTTCTAACCCCAGAAAGTGATATTACTGCGACATCTGGAAAGGGAGGAGAATTTAATGGTGTTGTTGATATCAACACTATTACAATTAATCCTAACTTTAGATTAGCTGAATTACCAACAGGACTAACCAATTCTAGTCAACAAATTGTTGCTGGATGTAGTGCTTCTAGAGCTAGTAACTTTACAATTGTTGGACGTGGTGGATTACCAGAAAGTCCCAATCAACTATTTACAGGAAATATTCCAACAGTCGATTTATTAGATTTAATACCTACATCGAAAAATATGTCAAATGATATTTATTATAGGTCTTCATCCAATTCAAATAATAATTTCATTCATCAAAACAAGAAAGAAATAGTTGAAGCCAAAGGTTGGATTACAGACACCCAAGGTAACATTGAATTCGTCGCAAAAGTACCGCGAGTTATCAACAATTCTAGAGGAATAAAAGCAGTTGATTGTCAATCGCTGGTTTCTTAAATAAAAAGTAGGGGAGATGGGGAAAAATTCAATAACCAATTACCAATTCCCCATGCCCAATGCCCAACTCCCTACTCTTTTATATACTTACTTCTTGCTTGTTGAGTTGAATGCAATATCTGCTCTAACGTTGTCCAATCTTCTCGCTCAATCAATTGAACTAATTCATCAAGATTTGAGCGATAATTTTGCAGCGACATTAACAAAGCTTCTCGATTATATTTTGCCATCATTACTCCTAATTCCGGATTCCCTCCGCCGACGCGGGATGTATCGCGAAAACCCGAACTGGCAAACTTTTGAGCTAGCTGATGCACTTGAGAATCAGTTTCTTTATCGCAAGCTGCAATTAATGAAGCACTAGCCATTACCGGTAAATGTGAAATTAAGCTAACTGCTTTGTCGTGTTCCTCTGGGGAACAGTAATGAATATTAACCCCCAGTTGACTAATAAGATTTTCAATAA comes from Rivularia sp. PCC 7116 and encodes:
- a CDS encoding filamentous hemagglutinin N-terminal domain-containing protein, with translation MFNHQAIFLGLALAFAFTQVRQAKAQLIPDNTFGKENSLVNSINSLEDRIDGGAIRGSNLFHSFEEFNIGNNRSVYFNNPTAIQNILTRVTGNNASQILGKLGVLGNANLFLINPNGIIFGKDASLDINGSFVGSTASFINFTDGTEFSAVSPEKPLLTISTPIGLGMGNNPGEIRVQGDGHSIVGDGLEFPFVDSSTKGLEVAPGKTIALIGGNIVLEGGLLKTKFGRIELASVASGKVNFTPNLQLSYDNAQSFQDIKLSQEALLDATNSLQNPSDTGNSINQNFADAGSINIKAKKISLTGNSYILLQNQVNIENLPPGTINIDATESLEINDSVIRTQSFLTGKGGDIKVKTKLLMMKDSGIITVSNYGLNSGGDINIEASDSIEIIGSSILDRAPSSITTIAFNSGDGGNINTSTNKLKLIDGGIISSTTFNSGNTGNLTINAREFVKVIGLGSSFTGASFLSSLTLGSGDGGNLTLNTQRLTVKDGGRVDASTGNSGAAGSITINASDKVELAGSGTIREVVIPSLITSSADIADKSLQEILGIPVILNGDSGTVTINTNQLNIADGALLAVKNDGSGNAGKLQVKADSISIKNRGNINATTASGRGGDINLQTQNLLLRDNSNISATAGDGDGGNINIDTQVLAALQNSDISANSEGSFGGKVAINAKGIFGTQFREFLTPESDITATSGKGGEFNGVVDINTITINPNFRLAELPTGLTNSSQQIVAGCSASRASNFTIVGRGGLPESPNQLFTGNIPTVDLLDLIPTSKNMSNDIYYRSSSNSNNNFIHQNKKEIVEAKGWITDTQGNIEFVAKVPRVINNSRGIKAVDCQSLVS